The following proteins come from a genomic window of Lolium rigidum isolate FL_2022 chromosome 5, APGP_CSIRO_Lrig_0.1, whole genome shotgun sequence:
- the LOC124656793 gene encoding UDP-glycosyltransferase 90A1-like: MAESAVSCDASPELPHVAIFPLMARGHTIPLTQLAHVLLRRRLASVTFFTTPGNAAFVRSLLPAGADVVELPFPASQGAENVEGVASASAFADFAESTLALQPRFEEALASMRPAASLLIADPFMYWTAASAAALGVPRVSFLGTSAFAHVMRESFVRDMPGFDGTGDGTYTVPEFPDVKFLLADVPPPPVSMLPLDAKMAMAVAGSRGVIMNTFDGLESRYIERWNRHIGPRAWPLGPLRLARECSADVDDHVAVNGTEPSWLQWLDEKAAAGQSVLFVALGTLLAVPEAQLREVARGLEEAQVNFLWALRSEDDSVGGLGTGFEERVRGRGMVTRGWVNQQAILQHECVAGFLSHCGWNSVLESVSAGVPLAAWPMEFDQPFNAKLVVDELRVGVSVKRSGETVREGLVKSEEISRAVREIMLGEASVPAAKNAAVLAGQARRAVSAGGSSWRMVAEMIGELCVTAEPTARATKGLVGGDKSVAWKHTKNVAAVGN; the protein is encoded by the coding sequence CTGAGCTGCCTCACGTGGCCATCTTCCCGCTCATGGCGAGAGGCCACACCATCCCGCTGACCCAACTCGCACacgtcctcctccgccggcgcCTCGCCTCCGTGACCTTCTTCACCACCCCAGGCAACGCGGCCTTCGTACGGTCCCTCCTGCCTGCCGGCGCCGACGTCGTCGAGCTCCCGTTCCCAGCCTCGCAGGGCGCGGAGAACGTGGAGGGTGTCGCGTCGGCGTCCGCCTTCGCCGACTTCGCCGAGTCCACGCTGGCGCTGCAGCCGCGCTTCGAGGAGGCGCTCGCCTCCATGCGCCCCGCGGCCAGCCTGCTGATCGCCGACCCGTTCATGTATTGGACCGCAGCGTCGGCGGCCGCGCTCGGCGTCCCCAGGGTGTCGTTCCTGGGCACGTCCGCCTTCGCGCACGTCATGCGGGAGTCGTTCGTGCGTGACATGCCTGGTTTCGACGGCACCGGTGACGGTACCTACACGGTGCCGGAGTTCCCCGACGTCAAGTTCTTGCTCGCCGACGTCCCTCCACCCCCCGTCTCGATGCTACCCCTTGACGCGAAGATGGCGATGGCGGTCGCCGGAAGCCGCGGCGTGATCATGAACACCTTCGACGGGCTAGAGAGCCGGTACATCGAGCGCTGGAACCGGCACATCGGGCCCAGGGCCTGGCCCCTCGGCCCGCTACGCCTAGCCCGGGAATGTTCCGCCGACGTCGACGATCATGTCGCCGTCAATGGCACGGAGCCCTCGTGGTTGCAGTGGCTGGACGAGAAGGCAGCGGCCGGCCAGTCCGTGCTCTTCGTGGCGCTTGGGACGCTGCTGGCAGTACCAGAGGCGCAGCTCAGGGAGGTGGCGCGCGGGCTGGAGGAGGCGCAGGTGAACTTCCTATGGGCGCTGCGGTCAGAAGATGATAGCGTCGGCGGCCTTGGGACAGGATTCGAGGAGCGGGTCCGAGGGAGGGGCATGGTGACGAGAGGGTGGGTGAACCAGCAGGCAATCCTGCAGCACGAATGTGTTGCAGGATTTCTAAgccactgcgggtggaactcggTGCTGGAGAGCGTCAGCGCCGGCGTGCCGTTGGCGGCGTGGCCCATGGAGTTTGACCAGCCGTTCAACGCGAAGTTGGTCGTCGACGAACTAAGGGTCGGCGTCAGCGTGAAGAGAAGTGGTGAAACCGTTAGAGAAGGGCTGGTTAAGAGCGAGGAGATTTCGAGGGCGGTGCGGGAGATAATGCTAGGGGAGGCAAGTGTGCCGGcggcgaagaacgcggcggtTCTGGCAGGGCAGGCACGGCGTGCCGTTTCCGCTGGTGGTTCGTCGTGGAGAATGGTGGCGGAGATGATTGGTGAGCTGTGTGTGACAGC